One genomic segment of Schlesneria paludicola DSM 18645 includes these proteins:
- a CDS encoding acetamidase/formamidase family protein, translating into MHHQFVPTQYYRALGPYEPVLRLKSGDTLTTTTVDAAGGDEHGVTVTPRGNPQTGPFHVEGAEPGDTLVVRLDQIRPNRPTGWARSVVAPNVVDPTYVKQLPETPLAEWAINHDDGTATLIAPTSTIGRLTIPLEPMLGCFGVAPFRQQAIFTATSGEHGGNMDYRGFVAGTTVYFPVFEPGALFFLGDGHAAQGDGEIAGTGIEISMSVTVTLSVLKTKTIGWPRGENQDFIFTVGNARPLDQCLQHATTEMLRWLEQDYGLDAVGANLLLSQCVRYDLGNMFDPAYTMVCKLPKSVLPARKH; encoded by the coding sequence ATGCATCACCAGTTTGTGCCAACTCAGTATTACCGGGCACTGGGCCCTTATGAACCGGTGCTGCGGCTGAAAAGCGGTGACACACTCACCACCACCACGGTCGATGCGGCCGGGGGTGATGAGCACGGCGTAACCGTAACTCCGCGCGGCAATCCGCAAACAGGGCCGTTCCATGTTGAGGGGGCGGAACCGGGCGACACGCTGGTGGTGCGGCTCGATCAAATCCGCCCCAATCGCCCGACGGGATGGGCACGTTCGGTGGTGGCTCCGAATGTCGTTGATCCGACCTACGTCAAACAGTTGCCAGAAACGCCTCTGGCCGAATGGGCCATCAACCACGACGACGGCACGGCAACACTGATCGCACCAACTTCGACAATCGGACGACTGACAATTCCGCTCGAACCGATGCTCGGCTGCTTCGGGGTGGCTCCATTTCGTCAGCAGGCGATCTTCACCGCGACGTCGGGTGAACATGGCGGCAACATGGATTACCGGGGTTTCGTTGCCGGGACGACGGTCTACTTTCCAGTCTTCGAACCGGGCGCCTTGTTCTTCCTGGGCGACGGACATGCGGCACAGGGAGACGGGGAGATTGCCGGAACAGGGATCGAAATCTCGATGTCTGTCACCGTGACGCTGAGCGTGTTGAAGACAAAGACGATCGGCTGGCCGCGGGGCGAGAATCAGGATTTCATTTTTACGGTCGGTAATGCACGTCCGCTGGATCAGTGCCTGCAACATGCGACCACCGAGATGCTACGGTGGCTGGAACAGGACTATGGCCTGGACGCCGTCGGCGCAAATCTGCTGTTGAGCCAGTGTGTGCGTTACGACCTGGGCAATATGTTCGACCCCGCCTACACCATGGTATGCAAGCTACCAAAGTCCGTATTGCCGGCCCGCAAGCACTAA
- a CDS encoding helix-turn-helix domain-containing protein produces the protein MTEENDNLIEDDSAVVNAALEEASYEGESDDELMDDGEGMSSEEFVDSDDDEESLDGDLTPNDIFGLDPLDVLTLEELAEYLKVSPAAARRVIKEQNLPGKNIGGEWRFLRDAVANWLRGQDAPAVQQQKARTEFAKVPAPAPAPAEDAGQREQYSRPPRRPFQADQQGGPTEYRPRQRFPEGGGQYGGQQGGQYGGGGGGQYGGGGQGQYGGGGGGGGQYGSYSRPPRRQFGSTEGGNTGGGGYGNRDAAGGGGYGGGAQGGQFSGGGYGGGAGGGQRFGGAASGGAKRKNKRQVFDDQRGKRLDRRKDGDVAE, from the coding sequence GTGACAGAAGAAAACGACAACCTGATTGAAGATGATTCCGCTGTGGTCAACGCGGCGCTCGAAGAAGCGTCGTACGAAGGCGAGAGCGATGATGAACTGATGGATGATGGCGAGGGAATGAGCTCGGAAGAATTCGTCGACAGCGACGACGATGAAGAGTCGCTCGATGGGGATCTGACGCCGAACGACATTTTCGGACTCGACCCCTTGGACGTTTTGACGCTGGAAGAGCTTGCGGAATACCTGAAGGTTTCTCCGGCAGCGGCTCGCCGTGTCATCAAGGAACAGAACCTGCCCGGGAAGAATATCGGCGGGGAATGGCGTTTCCTGCGTGACGCCGTGGCAAACTGGCTGCGCGGACAAGACGCCCCTGCCGTGCAGCAGCAGAAGGCACGGACGGAGTTCGCCAAAGTACCGGCCCCGGCCCCTGCCCCCGCAGAAGACGCTGGCCAGCGCGAACAGTACTCGCGACCACCTCGTCGGCCTTTCCAGGCCGATCAACAGGGTGGTCCAACGGAATACCGTCCTCGTCAACGATTCCCCGAAGGCGGGGGTCAGTATGGCGGACAACAGGGTGGCCAGTACGGCGGTGGTGGTGGCGGACAATATGGTGGCGGTGGCCAAGGCCAATATGGCGGAGGCGGCGGTGGCGGCGGCCAGTACGGTAGCTACAGCCGACCCCCACGACGCCAATTCGGTTCGACTGAAGGTGGCAATACCGGTGGCGGCGGCTACGGCAATCGCGACGCCGCCGGTGGTGGTGGCTATGGTGGCGGTGCTCAAGGCGGCCAGTTCAGTGGTGGCGGCTACGGCGGTGGTGCCGGTGGCGGGCAACGCTTCGGCGGTGCAGCAAGTGGCGGTGCAAAGCGAAAGAACAAACGCCAAGTCTTCGACGACCAACGCGGAAAGCGCCTTGATCGCCGCAAAGATGGTGACGTTGCCGAGTAA
- a CDS encoding DUF1552 domain-containing protein yields the protein MQRDTLSDQPKLPRRLFLKGTGVTLGLPLLNGMMPSNGWAAGATNAPTRMAFVFVPNGVVIPDWKPTSDGTDWQLSPTLQSLENVKDRLCVMSGLAQDNAHPKGDGPGDHARSAAAFLTGAHPVKTDGADIRAGISIDQVAAERIGAMTKLPSLEIGTEGGRNAGQCDSGYSCAYSNNISWKTPTTPMSKEINPKLVFERLFGSARDRESVKNQQKRDFYRKSILDAVGDDAAKLSTKLGQTDRRKLDEYFTSVREIEVRIARSRADQTEQKVPQIALPTSVPKDLDEHIRLMFDLLALAFETDTTRVATFMLANEGSNRSYPMVGVNDGHHHLSHHQKKEDWLAGLRKIDAYLVSHFARFLERLKNTPEGDGSILDHSMIVYGSAISDGDAHNHNELPILLAGTGSGSIVANRHLVYPENTPMNNLFLSMLDRMGVGEGIEQIGDSTGRLDRLTA from the coding sequence ATGCAGAGGGATACTTTGAGCGATCAACCCAAACTTCCACGACGTCTGTTTCTCAAAGGCACTGGTGTCACGCTTGGCTTGCCGCTGCTGAATGGCATGATGCCCTCCAACGGCTGGGCTGCGGGGGCCACGAATGCTCCGACTCGCATGGCGTTTGTGTTCGTTCCGAACGGGGTGGTCATCCCCGATTGGAAACCGACGAGTGACGGAACGGACTGGCAGCTTTCGCCCACACTGCAATCGCTGGAAAATGTCAAAGATCGCTTGTGTGTGATGAGCGGCCTGGCTCAGGACAACGCACACCCGAAGGGCGATGGCCCCGGCGACCACGCACGATCCGCGGCCGCGTTTCTGACGGGCGCTCATCCGGTGAAAACCGACGGAGCGGACATTCGCGCGGGGATCTCGATCGATCAGGTTGCCGCTGAACGCATCGGAGCGATGACAAAGTTGCCGTCGCTGGAAATCGGCACGGAAGGCGGCCGGAACGCAGGACAATGCGATTCGGGCTATAGCTGCGCGTACTCCAACAACATTTCTTGGAAGACGCCGACCACGCCGATGTCGAAAGAGATCAACCCCAAGCTGGTGTTCGAGCGCTTGTTTGGTTCCGCCCGTGATCGCGAGTCGGTCAAGAACCAGCAGAAGCGAGATTTCTATCGCAAAAGCATCCTCGACGCAGTCGGCGATGACGCGGCAAAACTGTCAACGAAGTTGGGTCAGACCGATCGCCGCAAGCTGGATGAGTACTTCACCAGCGTGCGTGAAATCGAAGTCCGGATCGCTCGGTCTCGTGCCGATCAGACCGAACAAAAGGTGCCTCAGATCGCCCTGCCCACCAGCGTTCCGAAGGATCTCGACGAACATATCCGGCTGATGTTTGACCTGCTGGCGCTCGCGTTTGAGACGGATACGACGCGCGTCGCCACATTCATGCTTGCCAATGAAGGCAGCAATCGCAGCTATCCGATGGTCGGCGTCAACGACGGGCATCACCATCTGTCGCATCATCAGAAAAAGGAAGACTGGCTCGCGGGACTCAGAAAGATCGATGCCTATTTGGTCTCGCACTTCGCGCGATTCCTCGAGCGATTGAAGAACACGCCCGAAGGCGATGGCAGCATTCTCGATCATTCGATGATCGTTTACGGTTCCGCCATTTCCGATGGAGATGCGCACAACCACAACGAACTACCGATTCTGCTCGCGGGGACCGGTTCGGGCTCGATTGTCGCGAACCGACATCTCGTTTACCCCGAGAATACCCCGATGAATAACCTGTTCCTGTCAATGCTCGATCGCATGGGCGTGGGCGAGGGAATTGAGCAGATCGGTGACAGCACAGGACGCCTCGACCGACTGACCGCGTGA
- a CDS encoding DUF1592 domain-containing protein has translation MLVCPMSCRRGAKCIACIPARRHHSHFTWFAALILSLASFTGQLRADDDRYPAEVTPFAKKYCAQCHEGDDAQAGVSFAKYADEKSMLKDRRTWEKIFNVLKAGSMPPADEAQPTPDEKAKLIGYLDDKLHRIDCTTMSDPGRVTIRRLNRAEYNNTVRDLFGITFKPAEDFPSDDVGYGFDNIGDVLSLPPLLMEKYLSAAEKVAHEALLVIDPASAPVQEFPREQLHRSNVAHPLREDLIILVSYGDVFVEYDFPRSGQYILKVSAGEQPAGDEHSKMEFRLDDKPVQQFIVKDVDPKFEHYQFALHVDRGRHKFSIAFLNDFFNETAEDKNRRDRNLIVRDLQIVGPTAVDQNEYPAFQHAFLTSMPGEGKSVADAARDDLKPFLRRAFRRPVTDDEVNRFVGLAERVAATGESFVTAMQVAVTGVLVSPEFLFRVETDKNPNDASERHAINDHELATRLSYFLWSSLPDQELMTHADAGDLHTDAVIETQIRRMLKDPKSQALVDNFAEQWLQLRILNEITPDPKAFPEFNGELREDMKRETSHFFAHIMREDLSILDFLDASYTFVNDRLAKHYGIDGVSGAEFRQVPLAGKNRAGLLTQASVLTLTSNPDRTSPVKRGKWVMEVLLNQPPPPPPPNVPELKATAQAQPDLTLRQQLELHRSNASCASCHRVMDQLGFGIENFDAIGRWRDTDGNQALDTRGELPGGRTFQGPLELTHVLRGKQAEFADSLTEKMLTYALGRGLEYYDRCTTAKIVESLKGRDFKFSVLVTEIAKSEPFRMRRGEDAK, from the coding sequence ATGCTGGTCTGTCCTATGTCTTGCCGCCGCGGCGCGAAGTGCATTGCCTGTATTCCGGCTCGTCGCCACCACAGCCACTTCACCTGGTTTGCCGCTTTGATTCTGTCGCTCGCCAGTTTCACCGGGCAATTGCGTGCGGACGACGATCGTTATCCCGCGGAGGTCACTCCGTTCGCCAAGAAGTACTGTGCGCAGTGCCATGAAGGGGATGACGCACAGGCAGGAGTCTCGTTTGCCAAATATGCCGACGAGAAATCGATGCTCAAGGATCGACGAACCTGGGAAAAAATCTTCAACGTGCTGAAGGCGGGAAGCATGCCGCCAGCCGATGAGGCGCAGCCGACACCCGATGAGAAAGCGAAGCTGATTGGTTACCTGGATGACAAACTGCACCGGATCGATTGCACGACGATGTCCGACCCGGGGCGCGTGACGATCCGCCGCTTGAATCGCGCCGAATACAACAACACGGTCCGCGACTTGTTTGGGATCACGTTCAAACCAGCAGAAGACTTTCCGTCGGACGACGTGGGGTATGGATTCGACAACATTGGCGACGTGCTGTCACTGCCGCCGCTGCTGATGGAGAAGTATCTGAGCGCTGCCGAAAAGGTCGCTCACGAGGCGTTGTTGGTGATCGATCCCGCCAGCGCACCGGTTCAAGAGTTTCCTCGCGAGCAACTGCATCGCAGCAACGTGGCGCATCCCCTGCGCGAGGACCTGATCATCCTGGTGTCGTATGGCGACGTGTTTGTCGAATACGATTTCCCACGATCCGGCCAGTACATTCTGAAGGTTTCGGCCGGCGAGCAGCCCGCGGGCGACGAACACTCGAAAATGGAGTTTCGCCTGGACGACAAACCGGTGCAACAGTTTATCGTGAAGGACGTCGATCCGAAGTTTGAGCATTATCAATTCGCGTTGCACGTCGATCGCGGTCGCCACAAATTTTCGATCGCGTTTCTCAATGACTTCTTCAACGAGACGGCCGAAGACAAGAATCGCCGTGATCGCAATCTGATCGTCCGTGACCTGCAGATCGTCGGCCCCACGGCCGTTGACCAGAACGAGTATCCTGCGTTTCAACATGCGTTCCTGACATCGATGCCCGGCGAAGGGAAGTCCGTGGCTGACGCGGCACGCGATGACTTAAAGCCATTCCTGCGCCGCGCGTTTCGCCGTCCGGTCACCGACGACGAAGTCAATCGGTTTGTGGGCCTCGCCGAACGAGTTGCCGCCACCGGTGAATCGTTTGTGACCGCGATGCAGGTCGCCGTCACCGGCGTGCTGGTCTCGCCCGAATTTCTATTTCGCGTGGAAACCGACAAGAATCCGAACGACGCCAGCGAGCGACACGCCATCAACGATCATGAACTGGCTACGCGTCTGTCGTATTTCTTATGGAGCAGTCTGCCAGATCAAGAATTGATGACCCACGCCGACGCGGGAGATCTGCATACCGACGCGGTCATTGAAACGCAGATTCGGCGAATGTTGAAAGATCCGAAGTCGCAGGCGCTGGTCGACAACTTTGCAGAACAATGGTTGCAACTGCGAATCTTGAATGAGATCACGCCCGACCCCAAAGCGTTTCCCGAATTCAACGGGGAACTGCGGGAGGACATGAAGCGCGAAACGAGCCATTTCTTCGCACACATCATGCGTGAAGATCTTTCGATTCTCGATTTTCTCGATGCAAGCTACACCTTCGTGAACGATCGCCTGGCGAAGCACTATGGGATCGACGGCGTATCGGGTGCAGAATTCCGGCAGGTGCCACTTGCGGGGAAAAATCGTGCAGGTCTGTTGACGCAGGCCAGTGTGCTGACACTGACATCCAACCCGGACCGAACTTCCCCCGTGAAACGAGGCAAATGGGTGATGGAGGTTCTATTGAACCAGCCACCACCGCCACCACCACCAAATGTGCCGGAATTGAAGGCGACGGCTCAGGCACAGCCTGATTTGACATTACGGCAGCAATTGGAACTGCATCGCAGCAATGCTTCGTGTGCGTCATGCCATCGCGTGATGGATCAGTTGGGGTTCGGAATCGAGAACTTTGATGCAATTGGTCGCTGGCGGGACACAGATGGCAACCAGGCATTGGACACCCGCGGTGAATTGCCGGGGGGCCGTACCTTTCAAGGGCCCCTCGAGCTGACGCACGTTTTACGTGGGAAACAGGCCGAATTTGCAGATTCTCTGACGGAAAAAATGTTGACGTACGCATTAGGTCGGGGTCTTGAGTATTATGATCGCTGCACGACGGCTAAGATTGTGGAATCTCTGAAAGGACGCGACTTCAAATTTTCTGTGCTGGTCACAGAAATTGCCAAGAGTGAACCGTTCCGCATGCGACGGGGCGAGGACGCCAAGTAA
- a CDS encoding transporter, with amino-acid sequence MPTLFVVIRSFQIGMIVIAFVILTGIAHSADQDFPSFAMSSSPVIQDVQYNLISTPGYSDKVSSYASGEGASGAEKPIRYFPDGNGQIVISDPADFPRIRVLDYHQPGSLWDNMRPNLFGQEVPDEWDFYNLVNTDRPDFTDAAYSVGKGVTVIESGYTFRQTSADDLHLTRRQLPEVLTRIGITDELEFRIKWNGYVMTDISDVSTNLKTSTFGGDDLQLGFKYELLQQDDWRPMLTFVGGAALPTGTGGISANAVQPSANLVVGWGFRRWLYLKASTGVDFVKSRDATRIIDGSLQEGPLAVLGEDSSSQWHQSASLLIQATKRVGAFVEWFAFFSNNASDNRASNFGDMGVFIYLTPNVQLDARIGERLGGDINTLFTGSGLSIRF; translated from the coding sequence ATGCCGACTTTGTTCGTTGTCATTCGATCGTTCCAGATTGGGATGATCGTCATCGCTTTCGTGATTCTGACGGGGATTGCTCACTCAGCTGATCAGGACTTTCCGTCGTTCGCGATGTCATCGAGTCCTGTGATCCAAGACGTTCAATACAATCTGATCTCCACGCCTGGATACAGCGACAAGGTCAGTTCGTACGCATCGGGCGAAGGTGCTTCCGGGGCCGAGAAGCCGATCCGGTATTTTCCTGACGGAAATGGGCAAATCGTCATCAGTGATCCCGCCGATTTTCCACGGATTCGCGTGCTCGATTATCATCAGCCGGGCAGCCTGTGGGACAACATGCGACCGAACTTGTTCGGACAAGAGGTCCCAGATGAATGGGATTTTTACAATCTGGTCAACACCGATCGTCCCGACTTTACCGATGCCGCCTATTCGGTTGGCAAGGGCGTGACGGTGATCGAAAGCGGGTACACATTCCGACAAACTTCGGCTGACGACCTGCATCTCACCCGTCGCCAACTTCCGGAAGTGTTGACCCGCATTGGAATCACGGACGAACTTGAGTTTCGCATCAAGTGGAACGGCTACGTGATGACCGATATTTCGGACGTGTCAACCAACCTGAAGACGTCCACATTCGGCGGCGATGATCTGCAACTGGGCTTCAAGTATGAACTGCTACAGCAGGACGATTGGCGGCCGATGCTCACATTCGTCGGCGGAGCAGCACTTCCCACGGGAACGGGAGGGATCTCGGCCAATGCAGTGCAACCATCCGCCAACCTGGTCGTCGGATGGGGCTTTCGCCGCTGGCTCTATCTGAAGGCGAGTACCGGAGTCGATTTCGTCAAATCCCGTGACGCCACGCGGATTATCGACGGATCACTTCAAGAAGGACCGTTGGCGGTGCTCGGGGAAGACTCCAGTTCGCAATGGCACCAGTCCGCATCACTGTTGATTCAGGCCACCAAACGCGTTGGGGCGTTCGTTGAGTGGTTCGCATTCTTCAGCAACAACGCATCGGATAATCGCGCATCAAACTTTGGCGATATGGGGGTGTTCATCTACCTCACTCCCAACGTGCAACTCGACGCGCGGATCGGCGAACGACTGGGGGGCGACATCAACACGCTCTTCACTGGCAGCGGCTTGTCAATCCGCTTTTGA
- a CDS encoding DUF1559 domain-containing protein: protein MTSPSSGRRSSQRGFTLIELLVVIAIIAVLIALLLPAVQQAREAARRTQCRNNLKQLALALHNYYDISQVFPPGHMWASQSLDLASATFYGAGTGFSWGAFILPQIDAANVYNQLDFNSNCCMQTPTTPGETANTATVKMPLSFVRCPSDLGPNAAATLALDGIVQMAVTSYAGNGGSFDNSHNNDLGAQGSNGIFMRARHPSITTATKTTRRIEDITDGTTNTVLLMETAWEISKSDEGGGVGIVGRKRWYGSQTGSNRLINEAVAGLNPPNTATAATIRRSASSMHEGGVMFAMADGSVRFISETIQHTGRLWADRNSPNPNDPFDNVRGGQAYGLYQRLWSIADGLPLGDF, encoded by the coding sequence ATGACGTCACCATCATCGGGTCGTCGATCTTCACAGCGTGGATTCACACTGATTGAACTGCTGGTCGTCATCGCGATCATCGCCGTGCTCATCGCTCTTTTGCTTCCAGCCGTGCAACAGGCCCGCGAGGCCGCTCGTCGCACGCAATGTCGCAACAATCTCAAGCAGTTGGCTTTGGCGCTGCACAACTACTATGACATCAGTCAGGTGTTTCCGCCGGGTCACATGTGGGCGAGCCAGTCTCTCGATCTGGCTTCGGCAACGTTCTACGGTGCGGGAACCGGTTTCTCGTGGGGTGCCTTCATCCTGCCTCAGATCGATGCGGCGAACGTTTATAATCAACTCGATTTTAACTCAAACTGCTGCATGCAGACTCCCACCACGCCCGGCGAAACGGCCAACACGGCGACTGTCAAGATGCCGCTGTCTTTCGTGCGATGTCCGTCCGATCTGGGGCCGAATGCCGCAGCAACGCTCGCACTTGATGGAATCGTCCAGATGGCCGTGACCAGTTACGCGGGCAATGGTGGCTCATTCGACAACAGCCACAACAATGATCTGGGCGCGCAGGGATCGAACGGGATCTTCATGCGAGCCCGTCATCCGTCGATTACGACCGCGACGAAGACCACCCGACGCATCGAAGATATCACCGACGGCACCACGAACACCGTCCTGTTGATGGAGACCGCCTGGGAGATTTCGAAAAGCGATGAAGGGGGCGGTGTCGGCATCGTGGGTCGCAAACGCTGGTATGGATCACAAACCGGCTCGAACCGGTTGATCAACGAAGCGGTCGCGGGTCTCAATCCGCCGAATACGGCGACTGCGGCCACGATTCGCCGGTCGGCGTCGAGTATGCACGAAGGAGGCGTGATGTTTGCCATGGCCGATGGCAGCGTTCGGTTTATCAGTGAGACGATCCAGCACACGGGACGTCTGTGGGCCGATCGCAATTCGCCGAACCCCAACGACCC